One window of the Corvus moneduloides isolate bCorMon1 unplaced genomic scaffold, bCorMon1.pri scaffold_102_arrow_ctg1, whole genome shotgun sequence genome contains the following:
- the ARHGEF10L gene encoding rho guanine nucleotide exchange factor 10-like protein isoform X2, which translates to MASAPPAAGCAPDPPSPPGTEELGQAFDFEDSEEEEEEEDSGADPGADPGADPGADPGADPGAAVVLQAPPRRRRAPGSDGLGPETQEGLPARVSNGEAGGDSHIRNRTWKRESICRGERFSFPEVEPEVIYDDVPCEGLEAEPDGPGPIRGDGAQPEPEPELGWSSSDFESYSDGESGDESRREAEPAKQRAAFQPKLSPDLRKLRQKCARTKRDLLALRVGGKEMHELKHKCDWKMSQLMRAARSGTKDGLEKTRMAVMRKVTFLQRRENPGDGERRRRAAEAERPPRSRRGSRLSPELRRGGDSEDEDTGFLEVTVSDAKHPPPELGPMPDGLSPQQVVRRHILGSIVQSERSYVDSLKRILQDYRKPLLEMEPKVLSARKCQLVFFRLKEILQCHSMFQIALASRVAEWDSAEKIGDLFVASFSKSMVLDVYSDYVNNFTTAMALIKKACLTKPAFLDFLKKRQMASADRVTLYGLMVKPIQRFPQFILLLQDMLKNTPRGHADRLALQLALTELETLAEKLNEQKRVADQVAEMQQLSRSIGERSSLSKLLSSGQRQLLLCETLTETVYGDRGQLIKSKERKVFLLNDLLVCANINFKPVPAGGQLEISSLVPLGPKYVLKWSTALPQVQVVEVGQDSGACDKDAAPGPGSRRHAPAGQPAHNKVYLGPPRLFQELQDLQKDLAVVEQITLLVSTLHGTYQNLNMTVAQDWCLALQRMMKVKEEEIHSANKCRLRLLLPGKPDKSGRPISVMVVFITPSPLSKISWVNRLHLAKIGLREENQPGWLCPDEDKRSKAPFWCPILSCHIPAFSSKALDLQLGAAVHNPVHSSLLGFSAVSTSLPQGFLWVGGGQEGAGGQVEIFSLNRSVPRTVKSFPVPAPVLCMEFIPEPHPEDPAEPGMAPDPAPTPPHPTVCLGLQDGSLLVYGSVDSGTPCLLSCKIPGMLPILCLRHSPEFLFAGLQDGSVAAFPRNSGGLWDADSPPRLLQVGSGPVRALLALEESLWASSDNVVTVLGTAELQSQQRFEAHPEAAVTRMVRAGSGVWMAFAAGSSIRLFHTETLEHLQEINVATRTTLLLPGQKLVRVTSLLLCQGSLWVGTDLGIIVLLPVPRLEGIPKITGKGMVSLNGHAGPVQFLALALSTLAPDALRAEQDEDEEAEEEKSPDPEGLPPREMRKKGILLQYRLRSTSHLPGQLLSVREAPPGAPGHAEEDGSIYELADDPDVWVRSRPCSRDSPRKEISSVAIVSGGRGYRDFRAESARRSGAADSSLLIWQLPLAL; encoded by the exons ATGGCCTCGGCCCCGCCCGCAGCAG GATGTGCCCCggatccccccagccccccgggCACGGAGGAGCTGGGCCAGGCCTTCGACTTCGAGGacagtgaggaggaggaggaggaggaggattcGGGAGCCGATCCCGGAGCCGATCCCGGAGCTGATCCCGGAGCCGATCCCGGAGCCGATCCCGGTGCTGCCGTGGTTCTCCAGGCGCCCCCGCGCCGGCGACGCGCGCCCGGCTCCG ACGGGCTGGGCCCGGAGACCCAGGAAGG GCTCCCGGCGCGGGTGAGCAATGGAGAGGCCGGAGGAGATTCCCACATCCGGAACCGCACCTGGAAGAGGGAGAGCATCTGCCGAG GGGAGCGTTTCTCCTTCCCGGAGGTGGAGCCCGAGGTCATCTACGACGACGTTCCCTGCGAGGGGCTGGAGGCGGAGCCGGACG GGCCGGGGCCGATCCGCGGGGACGGAGCgcagccggagccggagccggagctgggctggagctccAGCGACTTCGAGAGCTACAGCGACGGAGAGTCCGGAGACGAATCCCGGCGGGAAGCGGAGCCGGCCAAGCAGCGCGCGGCCTTCCAGCCCAAG CTCTCTCCGGACCTCCGTAAGCTCCGGCAGAAATGCGCCAGGACTAAGCGGGACCTCCTGGCGCTCAGAGTTGGGGGGAAGGAGATGCACGAGCTGAAGCACAAATGCGACTGGAAG atgTCGCAGCTGATGcgggcggcgcggagcggcACCAAGGACGGGCTGGAGAAGACGCGGATGGCGGTGATGAGGAAGGTGACGTTCCTGCAGCGCCGGGAAAACCCAG GGGACGGGGAGCGCAGGAGGAGGGCGGCCGAGGCGGAGAggccgccgcgctcccgccgcggcTCCCGGCTTTCCCCGGAGCTCCGGAGGGGAG GGGACTCGGAGGACGAGGACACCGGATTCCTGGAGGTCACCGTGTCGGACGCCAAGCACCCCCCGCCCGAGCTGGGCCCCATGCCCGAcgggctgagcccccagcaG GTGGTGCGCCGGCACATCCTGGGCTCCATCGTGCAGAGCGAGCGGAGCTACGTGGATTCCCTGAAGCGCATCCTGCAG GATTACCGGAAGCCGCTGCTGGAGATGGAGCCCAAGGTGCTGAGCGCCCGCAAGTGCCAGCTGGTGTTCTTCCGGCTGAAGGAGATCCTGCAGTGCCACTCCATGTTCCAGATCGCCCTCGCCTCCCGCGTGGCCGAGTGGGACTCGGCCGAGAAGATCGGGGATCTCTTCGTGGCCTCG TTCTCCAAGTCCATGGTGCTGGACGTCTACAGCGACTACGTCAACAACTTCACCACGGCCATGGCCCTCATCAAGAAGGCCTGTCTGACCAAGCCCGCCTTCCTCGACTTCCTCAAG AAGCGGCAGATGGCCAGCGCCGACCGCGTCACGCTCTACGGGCTGATGGTGAAGCCCATCCAGAGGTTCCCTCAGttcatcctcctcctgcag GACATGCTGAAGAACACCCCGCGCGGCCACGCCGACCGGCTGGCGCTGCAGCTGGCGCTCACCGAGCTGGAGACGCTGGCCGAGAAGCTCAACGAGCAGAAGCGCGTGGCCGACCAAGTGGCCGagatgcagcagctcagccgGAGCATCGGCGAGCgcagcagcctcagcaag ctgctgagctcGGGCCAgcggcagctgctgctgtgcgAGACGCTGACCGAGACGGTGTACGGCGACCGCGGGCAGCTCATCAAGTCCAAGGAGCGCAAGGTGTTCCTGCTCAACGACCTCCTGGTGTGCGCCAACATCAACTTCAA GCCGGTGCCCGCAGG AGGCCAGCTGGAAATCAGCAGCCTGGTGCCCCTGGGCCCCAAGTACGTGCTGAAGTGGAGCACGGCCCTGCCGCAGGTGCAGGTGGTGGAGGTGGGGCAGGACAGCGGCGCCTGCGACAAGGACGCGGCGCCCGGGCCCGGCAGCCGCAGGCACGCGCCCGCCGGCCAGCCCGCCCACA ATAAGGTCTACCTGGGCCCTCCGCGGctcttccaggagctgcaggacctgCAGAAGGACCTGGCGGTGGTGGAGCAGATCACGCTGCTCGTCAGCACCTTGCACGGCACCTACCAG AACCTGAACATGACGGTGGCGCAGGACTGgtgcctggccctgcagaggatGATGAaggtgaaggaggaggagatcCACTCGGCCAACAAGTGCCGcctgcggctgctgctgcccggcAAGCCGGACAA gtCCGGGCGCCCCATCAGCGTCATGGTGGTGTTcatcacccccagccccctgagcAAGATCTCCTGGGTGAACCGGCTGCACCTGGCCAAGATCGGCCTCC GGGAGGAGAACCAGCCGGGCTGGCTCTGTCCCGACGAGGACAAGAGGAGCAAAGCTCCCTTCTGGTGTCCCATCCTGTCCTGCCACATTCCCGCCTTTTCCTCCAAAGCCTTGGATCTGCAG CTCGGAGCCGCCGTCCACAATCCCGTCCATTCCTCGCTCCTGGGATTCTCGGCCGtcagcacctccctgccccagggcttCCTCTGG GTGGGAGGAGGCCAGGAGGGCGCGGGGGGGCAGGTGGAGATCTTCTCCCTGAACCGCTCCGTGCCCCGCACCGTCAAATCCTTCCCGGTGCCCGCCCCGGTGCTGTGCATGGAATTCATCCCGGAGCCGCATCCCGAGGATCCCGCGGAGCCGGGAATGGCCCCGGATCCGGCCCCGACCCCCCCGCACCCCACCGtgtgcctggggctgcaggacGGGAG CCTCCTGGTGTACGGCAGCGTGGACTCGGGAACGCCGTGCCTGCTGAGCTGCAAAATCCCGGGAATGCTGCCCATCCTGTGCCTGCGGCACAGCCCCGAGTTCCTGTTCGCGGGGCTGCAGGACGGCAGCGTGGCCGCCTTTCCCAGGAATAGCG GGGGTTTATGGGATGCCGACTCCCCGCCGCggctgctccaggtgggatcgggGCCGGTGCGGGCGCTGCTGGCGCTGGAGGAGTCGCTCTGGGCCAGCTCCGACAACGTCGTCACCGTGCTGGGAACGGCcgagctgcagagccag CAAAGGTTCGAGGCGCACCCGGAGGCGGCGGTGACGCGCATGGTGCGCGCCGGCAGCGGCGTGTGGATGGCCTTCGCCGCCGGCTCCTCCATCCGCCTCTTCCACACCGAGACCCTGGAGCACCTGCAGGAGATCAACGTGGCCACGCGCACcacgctgctgctgcccg GGCAGAAGCTCGTGCGCGTCACCagcctcctgctgtgccagggctccctCTGGGTGGGGACGGATCTGGGAATCATCGTCCTGCTCCCGGTGCCACGCCTGGAGGGCATCCCGAAAATCACCG GGAAGGGCATGGTGTCCCTGAACGGCCACGCCGGCCCCGTGCAGTTCCTGGCGCTGGCTCTGAGCACTTTGGCCCCCGACGCCCTCCGGGCCGAGcaggacgaggacgaggaggcCGAGGAGGAGAAATCCCCGGATCCGGAGGGGCTCCCGCCCCGGGAAATGcggaaaaaagggattttgttACAATACCGGCTGCGCTCCACGTCCCACCTGCCCGGGCAGCTGCTCTCCGTGCGGGAAGCGCCGCCGGGAGCGCCGGGACACGCCGAGGAGGACGGATCCATCTACGAGCTGGCCGACGATCCCGACGTTTGGGTGCGGAGCCGGCCCTGCTCCCGGGATTCGCCCCGCAAGGAAATCTCCTCCGTGGCCATCGTCTCCGGAGGCCGCGGCTACCGGGATTTCCGGGCGGAATCCGCGCGCCGCTCCGGAGCCGCCGACAGCTCCCTGCTCATCTGGCAGCTCCCGCTGGCGCTGTGA
- the ARHGEF10L gene encoding rho guanine nucleotide exchange factor 10-like protein isoform X7: MASAPPAAGCAPDPPSPPGTEELGQAFDFEDSEEEEEEEDSGADPGADPGADPGADPGADPGAAVVLQAPPRRRRAPGSDGLGPETQEGLPARVSNGEAGGDSHIRNRTWKRESICRGERFSFPEVEPEVIYDDVPCEGLEAEPDGPGPIRGDGAQPEPEPELGWSSSDFESYSDGESGDESRREAEPAKQRAAFQPKMSQLMRAARSGTKDGLEKTRMAVMRKVTFLQRRENPGDSEDEDTGFLEVTVSDAKHPPPELGPMPDGLSPQQVVRRHILGSIVQSERSYVDSLKRILQDYRKPLLEMEPKVLSARKCQLVFFRLKEILQCHSMFQIALASRVAEWDSAEKIGDLFVASFSKSMVLDVYSDYVNNFTTAMALIKKACLTKPAFLDFLKKRQMASADRVTLYGLMVKPIQRFPQFILLLQDMLKNTPRGHADRLALQLALTELETLAEKLNEQKRVADQVAEMQQLSRSIGERSSLSKLLSSGQRQLLLCETLTETVYGDRGQLIKSKERKVFLLNDLLVCANINFKVGKPPGIAPKPSEPLFFPPGRPVPAGGQLEISSLVPLGPKYVLKWSTALPQVQVVEVGQDSGACDKDAAPGPGSRRHAPAGQPAHNKVYLGPPRLFQELQDLQKDLAVVEQITLLVSTLHGTYQNLNMTVAQDWCLALQRMMKVKEEEIHSANKCRLRLLLPGKPDKSGRPISVMVVFITPSPLSKISWVNRLHLAKIGLREENQPGWLCPDEDKRSKAPFWCPILSCHIPAFSSKALDLQLGAAVHNPVHSSLLGFSAVSTSLPQGFLWVGGGQEGAGGQVEIFSLNRSVPRTVKSFPVPAPVLCMEFIPEPHPEDPAEPGMAPDPAPTPPHPTVCLGLQDGSLLVYGSVDSGTPCLLSCKIPGMLPILCLRHSPEFLFAGLQDGSVAAFPRNSGGLWDADSPPRLLQVGSGPVRALLALEESLWASSDNVVTVLGTAELQSQQRFEAHPEAAVTRMVRAGSGVWMAFAAGSSIRLFHTETLEHLQEINVATRTTLLLPGQKLVRVTSLLLCQGSLWVGTDLGIIVLLPVPRLEGIPKITGKGMVSLNGHAGPVQFLALALSTLAPDALRAEQDEDEEAEEEKSPDPEGLPPREMRKKGILLQYRLRSTSHLPGQLLSVREAPPGAPGHAEEDGSIYELADDPDVWVRSRPCSRDSPRKEISSVAIVSGGRGYRDFRAESARRSGAADSSLLIWQLPLAL; encoded by the exons ATGGCCTCGGCCCCGCCCGCAGCAG GATGTGCCCCggatccccccagccccccgggCACGGAGGAGCTGGGCCAGGCCTTCGACTTCGAGGacagtgaggaggaggaggaggaggaggattcGGGAGCCGATCCCGGAGCCGATCCCGGAGCTGATCCCGGAGCCGATCCCGGAGCCGATCCCGGTGCTGCCGTGGTTCTCCAGGCGCCCCCGCGCCGGCGACGCGCGCCCGGCTCCG ACGGGCTGGGCCCGGAGACCCAGGAAGG GCTCCCGGCGCGGGTGAGCAATGGAGAGGCCGGAGGAGATTCCCACATCCGGAACCGCACCTGGAAGAGGGAGAGCATCTGCCGAG GGGAGCGTTTCTCCTTCCCGGAGGTGGAGCCCGAGGTCATCTACGACGACGTTCCCTGCGAGGGGCTGGAGGCGGAGCCGGACG GGCCGGGGCCGATCCGCGGGGACGGAGCgcagccggagccggagccggagctgggctggagctccAGCGACTTCGAGAGCTACAGCGACGGAGAGTCCGGAGACGAATCCCGGCGGGAAGCGGAGCCGGCCAAGCAGCGCGCGGCCTTCCAGCCCAAG atgTCGCAGCTGATGcgggcggcgcggagcggcACCAAGGACGGGCTGGAGAAGACGCGGATGGCGGTGATGAGGAAGGTGACGTTCCTGCAGCGCCGGGAAAACCCAG GGGACTCGGAGGACGAGGACACCGGATTCCTGGAGGTCACCGTGTCGGACGCCAAGCACCCCCCGCCCGAGCTGGGCCCCATGCCCGAcgggctgagcccccagcaG GTGGTGCGCCGGCACATCCTGGGCTCCATCGTGCAGAGCGAGCGGAGCTACGTGGATTCCCTGAAGCGCATCCTGCAG GATTACCGGAAGCCGCTGCTGGAGATGGAGCCCAAGGTGCTGAGCGCCCGCAAGTGCCAGCTGGTGTTCTTCCGGCTGAAGGAGATCCTGCAGTGCCACTCCATGTTCCAGATCGCCCTCGCCTCCCGCGTGGCCGAGTGGGACTCGGCCGAGAAGATCGGGGATCTCTTCGTGGCCTCG TTCTCCAAGTCCATGGTGCTGGACGTCTACAGCGACTACGTCAACAACTTCACCACGGCCATGGCCCTCATCAAGAAGGCCTGTCTGACCAAGCCCGCCTTCCTCGACTTCCTCAAG AAGCGGCAGATGGCCAGCGCCGACCGCGTCACGCTCTACGGGCTGATGGTGAAGCCCATCCAGAGGTTCCCTCAGttcatcctcctcctgcag GACATGCTGAAGAACACCCCGCGCGGCCACGCCGACCGGCTGGCGCTGCAGCTGGCGCTCACCGAGCTGGAGACGCTGGCCGAGAAGCTCAACGAGCAGAAGCGCGTGGCCGACCAAGTGGCCGagatgcagcagctcagccgGAGCATCGGCGAGCgcagcagcctcagcaag ctgctgagctcGGGCCAgcggcagctgctgctgtgcgAGACGCTGACCGAGACGGTGTACGGCGACCGCGGGCAGCTCATCAAGTCCAAGGAGCGCAAGGTGTTCCTGCTCAACGACCTCCTGGTGTGCGCCAACATCAACTTCAA GGTGGGAAAACCTCCCGGGATTGCCCCAAAGCCCTCTGaacccctctttttcccccctggcAGGCCGGTGCCCGCAGG AGGCCAGCTGGAAATCAGCAGCCTGGTGCCCCTGGGCCCCAAGTACGTGCTGAAGTGGAGCACGGCCCTGCCGCAGGTGCAGGTGGTGGAGGTGGGGCAGGACAGCGGCGCCTGCGACAAGGACGCGGCGCCCGGGCCCGGCAGCCGCAGGCACGCGCCCGCCGGCCAGCCCGCCCACA ATAAGGTCTACCTGGGCCCTCCGCGGctcttccaggagctgcaggacctgCAGAAGGACCTGGCGGTGGTGGAGCAGATCACGCTGCTCGTCAGCACCTTGCACGGCACCTACCAG AACCTGAACATGACGGTGGCGCAGGACTGgtgcctggccctgcagaggatGATGAaggtgaaggaggaggagatcCACTCGGCCAACAAGTGCCGcctgcggctgctgctgcccggcAAGCCGGACAA gtCCGGGCGCCCCATCAGCGTCATGGTGGTGTTcatcacccccagccccctgagcAAGATCTCCTGGGTGAACCGGCTGCACCTGGCCAAGATCGGCCTCC GGGAGGAGAACCAGCCGGGCTGGCTCTGTCCCGACGAGGACAAGAGGAGCAAAGCTCCCTTCTGGTGTCCCATCCTGTCCTGCCACATTCCCGCCTTTTCCTCCAAAGCCTTGGATCTGCAG CTCGGAGCCGCCGTCCACAATCCCGTCCATTCCTCGCTCCTGGGATTCTCGGCCGtcagcacctccctgccccagggcttCCTCTGG GTGGGAGGAGGCCAGGAGGGCGCGGGGGGGCAGGTGGAGATCTTCTCCCTGAACCGCTCCGTGCCCCGCACCGTCAAATCCTTCCCGGTGCCCGCCCCGGTGCTGTGCATGGAATTCATCCCGGAGCCGCATCCCGAGGATCCCGCGGAGCCGGGAATGGCCCCGGATCCGGCCCCGACCCCCCCGCACCCCACCGtgtgcctggggctgcaggacGGGAG CCTCCTGGTGTACGGCAGCGTGGACTCGGGAACGCCGTGCCTGCTGAGCTGCAAAATCCCGGGAATGCTGCCCATCCTGTGCCTGCGGCACAGCCCCGAGTTCCTGTTCGCGGGGCTGCAGGACGGCAGCGTGGCCGCCTTTCCCAGGAATAGCG GGGGTTTATGGGATGCCGACTCCCCGCCGCggctgctccaggtgggatcgggGCCGGTGCGGGCGCTGCTGGCGCTGGAGGAGTCGCTCTGGGCCAGCTCCGACAACGTCGTCACCGTGCTGGGAACGGCcgagctgcagagccag CAAAGGTTCGAGGCGCACCCGGAGGCGGCGGTGACGCGCATGGTGCGCGCCGGCAGCGGCGTGTGGATGGCCTTCGCCGCCGGCTCCTCCATCCGCCTCTTCCACACCGAGACCCTGGAGCACCTGCAGGAGATCAACGTGGCCACGCGCACcacgctgctgctgcccg GGCAGAAGCTCGTGCGCGTCACCagcctcctgctgtgccagggctccctCTGGGTGGGGACGGATCTGGGAATCATCGTCCTGCTCCCGGTGCCACGCCTGGAGGGCATCCCGAAAATCACCG GGAAGGGCATGGTGTCCCTGAACGGCCACGCCGGCCCCGTGCAGTTCCTGGCGCTGGCTCTGAGCACTTTGGCCCCCGACGCCCTCCGGGCCGAGcaggacgaggacgaggaggcCGAGGAGGAGAAATCCCCGGATCCGGAGGGGCTCCCGCCCCGGGAAATGcggaaaaaagggattttgttACAATACCGGCTGCGCTCCACGTCCCACCTGCCCGGGCAGCTGCTCTCCGTGCGGGAAGCGCCGCCGGGAGCGCCGGGACACGCCGAGGAGGACGGATCCATCTACGAGCTGGCCGACGATCCCGACGTTTGGGTGCGGAGCCGGCCCTGCTCCCGGGATTCGCCCCGCAAGGAAATCTCCTCCGTGGCCATCGTCTCCGGAGGCCGCGGCTACCGGGATTTCCGGGCGGAATCCGCGCGCCGCTCCGGAGCCGCCGACAGCTCCCTGCTCATCTGGCAGCTCCCGCTGGCGCTGTGA